A region from the Haloarcula limicola genome encodes:
- a CDS encoding histone, translating to MSVELPFAPVDTVIRRNAGGLRVSAGAAEELARRIQERGAELAVVAAEEATADGRKTLMPSDFGVERSPDKDRLELPVAPIDRIARLDIDDDYRVAMDARVALADILETFADDVAAAAADLARHADRRTVKAADVETYFELAQYY from the coding sequence ATGAGCGTCGAGCTGCCGTTCGCGCCGGTGGACACCGTCATCCGCCGGAACGCGGGCGGATTGCGAGTGAGTGCCGGCGCGGCAGAGGAACTGGCGCGCCGGATCCAGGAGCGGGGAGCCGAACTGGCAGTCGTCGCCGCCGAGGAGGCGACCGCCGACGGGCGAAAGACGCTGATGCCCTCGGACTTCGGCGTCGAACGCTCCCCCGATAAGGACCGACTGGAACTGCCCGTCGCTCCCATCGACCGCATCGCACGGCTCGACATCGACGACGACTACCGCGTGGCGATGGACGCCCGCGTCGCGCTGGCGGACATCCTGGAGACGTTCGCCGACGACGTGGCCGCCGCCGCCGCGGATCTCGCCCGCCACGCCGACCGGCGGACGGTGAAGGCGGCGGACGTCGAGACCTACTTCGAACTCGCTCAGTACTACTGA
- a CDS encoding histone deacetylase family protein, which produces MNFGYREVCLDHDTGPRHPESPDRLRAVRRALKERHGVEYVAANDVDLDVVREVHDADYVESFREFCADGGGNWDADTVAVEATWDAALASAGLAVWAAEMSGPEVTDRDTPFALGRPPGHHAVTDDAMGFCFINNAAVAAQAALEDDAERVAIFDWDVHHGNGTQDIFYDRGDVFYASIHEDGLYPGTGAIDETGEGDGSGANLNVKYQPGADTADYLGAIDEAVAPAIEDYDPDVLIVSAGFDAHEHDPISRMRVSTEGYGAMAARMRDLAEDCGAGLALVLEGGYGLDTLSDSVTTVHEVFDGYAPMEPDDDVSEDAREVLDRLASQGFGSK; this is translated from the coding sequence ATGAACTTCGGCTACCGCGAAGTCTGCTTAGACCACGACACCGGCCCGCGCCATCCCGAGAGTCCCGACCGTCTCCGGGCGGTTCGACGCGCGCTCAAGGAACGCCACGGCGTCGAGTACGTGGCCGCCAACGACGTCGATCTGGACGTCGTTCGGGAGGTTCACGACGCCGACTACGTCGAATCGTTCCGGGAGTTCTGCGCCGACGGCGGCGGCAACTGGGACGCCGACACCGTCGCCGTCGAGGCGACGTGGGACGCGGCGCTCGCTTCGGCCGGCCTGGCGGTCTGGGCCGCCGAGATGTCCGGACCGGAGGTGACCGACCGCGACACGCCGTTCGCGCTCGGACGGCCGCCGGGCCACCACGCCGTCACGGACGACGCGATGGGGTTCTGTTTCATCAACAACGCCGCCGTCGCCGCTCAGGCGGCCCTCGAAGACGACGCCGAACGGGTCGCCATCTTCGACTGGGACGTCCACCACGGTAACGGCACGCAGGACATCTTCTACGACCGCGGCGACGTGTTCTACGCCTCCATCCACGAGGACGGACTCTACCCCGGGACCGGCGCGATCGACGAGACCGGCGAGGGCGACGGCTCGGGGGCCAACCTCAACGTGAAGTACCAGCCCGGTGCGGACACCGCGGACTACCTCGGAGCCATCGACGAGGCCGTCGCACCGGCCATCGAGGACTACGACCCCGACGTCCTCATCGTGAGCGCGGGCTTCGACGCCCACGAGCACGACCCCATCTCACGGATGCGCGTGAGCACGGAGGGGTACGGCGCGATGGCCGCGCGGATGCGAGACCTCGCGGAGGACTGCGGAGCGGGCCTGGCGCTCGTCCTCGAAGGCGGTTACGGGCTGGATACCCTCTCGGACTCGGTGACGACCGTCCACGAGGTGTTCGACGGCTACGCGCCGATGGAACCCGACGACGACGTGAGCGAGGACGCCCGCGAGGTCCTCGACCGGCTCGCGAGTCAGGGCTTCGGCTCGAAGTAA
- the cca gene encoding CCA tRNA nucleotidyltransferase yields the protein MSDEFDAVVERVRARVSPDVEERERLQRAAETVMERAREAVAALPVEAEVIQVGSTARGTWTAGDRDVDVFVAFPPDLPRETLEKYGLEVGHAVLPDGREEYAEHPYVVGECEGYDVDLVPCYAVEDATAIKSAVDRTPFHTRYLESRLNDELAGEVRVTKQFLKGIGVYGSNLRTRGFSGYLTELLVLEYGSFRGLLDAAADWHPPVEFDPESHGRASFDDPLVVIDPTDPERNVAAVCSATNVARFQHYARDLLEDPRIELFEGSDPAPSDAAAVAKTLDRRGTTPVALRFPAPDIVEDQLWPQLRKSLDSLTDELDRRGFDVLRSAAFATDSVESTDGSEREATADDGAEAVLFAELEVAQRPAIERHEGPPVHVRRHATGFYEKYADDPDVTGPYVDGDRYVVERAREFETAAAFLHSDAVFDVSLGPHVESALESSHEVLVGDDITELADRFGVQLARYFEPKP from the coding sequence ATGAGCGACGAGTTCGACGCCGTCGTCGAGCGGGTCCGAGCGCGGGTCTCGCCCGACGTCGAGGAACGCGAGCGGTTACAGCGGGCCGCCGAGACGGTGATGGAGCGGGCGCGCGAGGCCGTCGCCGCGCTCCCGGTCGAAGCCGAGGTGATACAGGTCGGGTCGACGGCGCGGGGGACGTGGACCGCCGGCGACCGCGACGTGGACGTCTTCGTCGCGTTTCCGCCGGACCTGCCACGGGAGACCCTAGAGAAGTACGGGCTGGAGGTCGGCCACGCGGTGTTGCCCGACGGGCGCGAGGAGTACGCCGAGCACCCCTACGTCGTCGGTGAGTGCGAAGGCTACGACGTCGACCTCGTGCCGTGTTATGCCGTCGAGGACGCGACGGCCATCAAGTCGGCCGTCGATCGGACGCCGTTTCACACGCGCTATCTCGAATCGCGATTGAACGACGAACTCGCCGGGGAGGTCCGCGTCACCAAGCAGTTCCTGAAGGGTATCGGCGTCTACGGGAGTAACCTCCGCACGCGGGGCTTTTCGGGCTATCTGACGGAGTTACTGGTACTGGAGTACGGCAGCTTCCGCGGCCTCCTCGACGCCGCCGCCGACTGGCACCCGCCGGTCGAGTTCGACCCCGAGAGCCACGGTCGGGCGTCCTTCGACGACCCGCTTGTGGTCATCGACCCGACCGACCCCGAGCGGAACGTCGCGGCGGTGTGTTCTGCGACCAACGTCGCACGCTTCCAGCACTACGCGCGAGACTTGCTCGAAGACCCGCGCATCGAGTTGTTCGAGGGCAGCGACCCGGCACCCTCCGACGCCGCCGCCGTCGCTAAGACGCTCGACCGACGCGGGACGACGCCGGTCGCTCTGCGATTCCCCGCTCCCGATATCGTCGAGGACCAGCTCTGGCCCCAGTTACGGAAGTCGCTCGACAGCCTCACCGACGAACTCGACCGCCGCGGGTTCGACGTCCTCCGCTCGGCGGCGTTCGCCACAGACAGCGTCGAGTCGACGGATGGCTCCGAGCGCGAAGCGACGGCGGACGACGGCGCCGAAGCCGTCCTCTTCGCGGAACTCGAAGTCGCCCAGCGGCCGGCGATCGAGCGCCACGAGGGGCCGCCGGTCCACGTCCGCCGGCACGCCACCGGCTTCTACGAGAAGTACGCCGACGACCCCGACGTGACCGGCCCCTACGTCGACGGCGACCGCTACGTCGTCGAGCGGGCGCGGGAGTTCGAGACGGCGGCGGCGTTTCTCCACAGCGACGCCGTCTTCGACGTGAGCCTCGGCCCCCACGTCGAGTCGGCGCTCGAATCGAGCCACGAGGTGCTCGTCGGCGACGATATCACGGAACTCGCCGATCGCTTCGGCGTCCAACTGGCCCGTTACTTCGAGCCGAAGCCCTGA
- a CDS encoding AsnC family transcriptional regulator, translated as MSELDATDVTILELLMEDARRSYREIAEDVGLSPPTVSNRVDRLRDLGIVQGFTVEVDRAAFSGEDECLVVIETSLGESDAAFARLRDADDVEHVFRTVESAVVAKVVSSPAAVHGLLEDVLSDDQVRDYHVQSVLESAWQPQLGADELDVECSICGKQIAGDGETVEVDSDDTYHVCCSACAEKIAEQYESLKEGVDG; from the coding sequence ATGTCCGAACTGGACGCGACGGACGTTACCATCTTGGAGTTGCTCATGGAAGACGCCCGGCGTTCGTATCGCGAGATCGCAGAAGATGTCGGTCTCTCGCCGCCGACCGTCTCGAACCGCGTCGACCGGCTGCGCGACCTCGGGATCGTCCAGGGGTTCACCGTCGAGGTGGACCGGGCAGCGTTCTCCGGCGAGGACGAGTGTCTCGTCGTCATCGAGACGTCGCTCGGGGAGAGCGATGCCGCCTTCGCTCGATTGCGGGACGCCGACGACGTCGAACACGTCTTCCGAACCGTCGAGTCGGCGGTGGTCGCCAAGGTGGTGTCGTCACCGGCTGCGGTTCACGGGCTATTGGAAGACGTGTTGAGCGACGACCAAGTACGGGACTATCACGTCCAGTCGGTACTGGAGTCGGCGTGGCAGCCGCAACTCGGTGCCGACGAACTCGACGTCGAGTGTTCGATCTGCGGCAAACAGATAGCCGGCGACGGCGAGACGGTCGAAGTCGATTCCGACGATACGTACCACGTCTGCTGTTCCGCGTGCGCCGAGAAGATCGCCGAGCAGTACGAATCGCTGAAGGAGGGCGTCGACGGGTAG
- a CDS encoding four-helix bundle copper-binding protein: protein MSLSETVSDIDRLDDEQRECIEICTEAAEVCEWCADECLGSEDMEECARLCRDVADIASLHARFMARDSQFSSQLAEACADACEACADECESHDADHCQTCADVLRECAEHCRDMANA, encoded by the coding sequence ATGTCACTCTCCGAAACGGTTTCCGACATCGACCGACTCGACGACGAACAGCGCGAATGCATCGAGATCTGTACCGAGGCCGCCGAGGTCTGTGAGTGGTGTGCCGACGAGTGTCTCGGTAGCGAGGACATGGAAGAATGCGCTCGACTCTGCCGTGACGTCGCCGACATCGCGTCGCTGCACGCCCGGTTCATGGCGCGGGACTCGCAGTTCAGCTCCCAGCTCGCCGAGGCCTGCGCGGACGCCTGCGAAGCGTGTGCCGACGAGTGCGAGAGCCACGACGCCGACCACTGTCAGACCTGCGCGGACGTGCTCCGAGAGTGCGCGGAGCACTGCCGCGACATGGCGAACGCGTAA
- a CDS encoding asparagine synthase-related protein, which translates to MVGLCGATGVSPLSAEALAADIEYNDSDHRDTFSDDEIAVASVSHPGEAGDKPATAANGDVAVWLWGDVWGDETDDGYVTVETDGAAYCAERYAADGTSFLSGVNGNFAGVIYDRTRGDLLLLSDRLGTRPIHYYETDGGVVFSTNIQSLPLHPAVDTDFDLDYLTEYFSMKQTYGVKTPLRGVEKVHPGSVVSVDVDTGETTTERYWEPVYDPVDASAEQLAERLARTMKDVVADWTADSETDYGLLLSGGSDSRLVLAALDSLDVSVTGFHLNEWRNREARIAERVADAVGIDFQLLKRGEDYQAKALERESKRSNFVGYFNQNHAGGFADRLRSECDMLLTGHYGDTLFKGDDLPTADIDLGPAGSFDLPVERRFEDLDALVGERAKSKPSYLQSPRSTEEIYAENVTRRGDALVDHGVEYRSLREATVCKRYPVTNSASQFFLYATAQFIPSGTPFLDNRLIDLFLKIPAEHFLRGDLINKATAKLSPPLAEIPHGRGLFPIRYPFALNWTSNIALSFADTHLRSDPARAHWTRGPWTDHNNLIRNHSFIRDTIDANEERIRELPFLDWDGVVECYEAHCRGEDRMKDLYTLATFLNMPLLDRIDDGSDRSLSPSEPASRQESARSARTDGSGRVD; encoded by the coding sequence ATGGTTGGTCTTTGCGGCGCTACCGGCGTCTCCCCGCTCTCGGCAGAGGCGCTCGCTGCCGATATAGAGTACAACGACAGCGATCACCGGGACACGTTTAGCGACGACGAAATAGCCGTCGCGAGCGTCTCTCATCCCGGCGAGGCCGGCGATAAACCGGCGACCGCCGCCAACGGCGACGTCGCCGTCTGGCTCTGGGGCGACGTCTGGGGCGACGAGACCGACGACGGGTACGTCACCGTCGAGACCGACGGTGCGGCCTACTGCGCCGAACGGTACGCCGCCGACGGCACGTCGTTTCTGTCGGGAGTGAACGGAAACTTCGCCGGCGTCATCTACGACCGAACTCGCGGCGACCTCCTATTGCTCTCCGACCGGCTCGGGACGCGTCCAATTCACTACTACGAGACCGACGGGGGCGTCGTCTTCTCTACGAACATCCAGTCGCTTCCGCTCCATCCGGCCGTCGATACCGACTTCGACCTCGACTACCTCACGGAGTACTTCTCGATGAAACAGACGTACGGGGTCAAGACGCCGCTGCGCGGCGTCGAGAAGGTCCACCCCGGAAGCGTCGTCTCCGTCGATGTCGACACCGGCGAGACGACGACCGAGCGGTACTGGGAACCGGTGTACGACCCGGTCGACGCCTCGGCGGAGCAGCTGGCCGAGCGACTGGCGAGGACGATGAAGGACGTCGTCGCCGACTGGACCGCGGACTCGGAGACGGACTACGGACTCCTGTTGAGCGGCGGCAGCGACTCGCGACTCGTCCTCGCCGCCCTCGACTCGCTTGACGTCTCGGTGACGGGATTCCACCTCAACGAGTGGCGAAACCGAGAGGCCAGAATCGCCGAACGCGTGGCCGACGCCGTCGGTATCGACTTCCAGTTGCTCAAACGCGGCGAGGACTATCAGGCGAAGGCTCTCGAGCGGGAATCGAAGCGGTCGAACTTCGTCGGCTACTTCAACCAGAACCACGCCGGCGGCTTCGCGGACCGCCTGCGATCGGAGTGTGACATGCTGCTGACCGGCCACTACGGTGATACACTGTTCAAGGGCGACGACCTCCCGACGGCGGACATCGACCTCGGGCCGGCAGGGTCGTTCGACCTCCCGGTCGAGCGCCGGTTCGAAGACCTCGACGCGCTCGTCGGAGAGCGGGCCAAGAGCAAGCCGTCCTACCTCCAGTCGCCGCGGAGTACCGAAGAGATATACGCCGAGAACGTCACCAGGCGAGGCGATGCCCTCGTCGACCACGGCGTCGAGTATCGCTCGCTCAGAGAGGCGACGGTCTGTAAGCGGTACCCGGTAACCAACAGCGCGTCCCAGTTCTTCCTCTACGCGACGGCGCAGTTCATCCCCTCGGGGACGCCGTTCCTCGACAACCGCCTCATCGACCTGTTCCTGAAGATCCCCGCCGAGCACTTCCTGCGGGGCGACCTGATCAATAAAGCGACGGCGAAACTCTCGCCCCCGCTCGCCGAGATCCCGCACGGCCGCGGCCTCTTTCCGATCCGCTATCCGTTCGCGCTCAACTGGACGAGCAACATCGCGCTCTCGTTCGCGGACACGCATCTCCGGTCGGACCCCGCGCGCGCTCACTGGACGCGCGGCCCGTGGACGGACCACAACAACCTCATCCGGAACCACTCGTTCATCCGCGACACCATCGACGCGAACGAAGAGCGAATCCGGGAGCTCCCGTTCCTCGACTGGGACGGCGTCGTGGAATGTTACGAGGCCCACTGCCGAGGCGAGGATCGGATGAAGGACCTGTACACGCTCGCCACGTTCCTCAACATGCCGCTCCTCGACCGCATCGACGACGGAAGCGACCGCTCGCTCTCCCCCTCGGAACCGGCCTCTCGCCAGGAGTCGGCTCGCTCCGCCCGGACGGACGGTAGCGGCAGAGTGGACTAG
- a CDS encoding HVO_0416 family zinc finger protein translates to MATTPSGDDMFDDFLSQRGHDVEETGWEESYNKKQCPDCGGIHETAASECSVCGWTPVN, encoded by the coding sequence ATGGCTACCACCCCGAGTGGTGACGACATGTTCGACGACTTCCTCTCACAGCGCGGTCACGACGTCGAGGAGACCGGCTGGGAGGAGAGCTACAACAAGAAACAGTGTCCCGACTGTGGCGGTATTCACGAGACGGCCGCGAGCGAGTGCTCGGTGTGTGGGTGGACACCGGTAAACTGA
- a CDS encoding PadR family transcriptional regulator: MSGDNLRRVTTGKTMGDRLDERLTPLETVDDPRSNSGTASRDAIPESLLTSVIDDVAEGDLAVDDGLVTQSLDEILLALIALSDGGTHGTGLMEDLSQLFDAQLSPGTVYPRLHDLEADGTLTMHELVQTKQYLIEDVADAETQIERAAYRHLLVGTFLRASLDAL; this comes from the coding sequence ATGTCCGGAGACAACCTCCGTCGCGTGACGACGGGCAAGACGATGGGCGATCGACTCGACGAGCGACTGACCCCTCTCGAAACGGTCGACGACCCGCGGTCGAACAGTGGTACTGCCAGTCGTGACGCCATCCCGGAGTCGCTGTTGACTTCGGTCATCGACGACGTCGCCGAGGGCGACCTCGCTGTCGACGACGGCCTCGTGACCCAGAGTCTGGACGAGATCCTGCTCGCGCTGATCGCGCTGTCCGACGGTGGCACCCACGGGACGGGTCTCATGGAGGACCTCTCGCAGCTCTTCGACGCGCAACTGAGTCCGGGGACCGTCTACCCGCGTCTCCACGACCTCGAAGCGGACGGGACGCTCACGATGCACGAACTGGTACAGACGAAACAGTATCTCATCGAAGACGTCGCCGACGCGGAGACACAGATCGAACGAGCGGCGTACCGGCATCTCCTCGTCGGGACGTTCCTGCGCGCGTCGCTCGATGCACTGTGA
- a CDS encoding ArsR/SmtB family transcription factor: MAGDESIEEILDTIGDQHARRVLAAISRQPHSAKELAETCDLSLPTVYRRIELLDEYDLITDRTLIADDGNHYKVYESNFESTVISLEDEEYKVRIYREENLPDRFSQLWDELNPE, from the coding sequence GTGGCAGGGGACGAGAGCATCGAGGAGATTCTCGACACCATCGGGGACCAACACGCTCGCCGGGTGCTGGCGGCGATCAGCCGCCAACCGCACTCGGCGAAGGAACTCGCAGAGACGTGTGACCTCTCCTTGCCGACGGTGTACCGACGGATCGAACTGCTCGACGAGTACGACCTCATCACCGACCGGACGCTCATCGCGGACGACGGGAATCACTACAAGGTGTACGAGTCGAACTTCGAGTCGACCGTCATCTCGCTGGAGGACGAGGAGTACAAGGTCCGTATCTACCGCGAAGAGAACTTACCCGATCGGTTCAGCCAGCTGTGGGACGAGCTGAACCCGGAGTGA
- a CDS encoding DUF7521 family protein: protein MADGVAIARGALVLMRMVVFGLTLGITLISFQAYRKRPSERLQYAFVGFAFISMGVAITSVITQLSAGEVSPFERVFFQMAETIPFIIGFAMLYVSLYR from the coding sequence ATGGCTGACGGCGTCGCGATCGCCCGCGGGGCGCTCGTACTGATGCGGATGGTCGTCTTCGGGCTGACGCTGGGCATCACGCTCATCAGTTTCCAGGCCTACCGCAAGCGCCCCTCCGAGCGGCTGCAGTACGCGTTCGTCGGTTTCGCCTTCATCAGCATGGGCGTCGCGATCACCAGCGTCATCACGCAGTTGAGCGCCGGCGAAGTGAGCCCGTTCGAGCGGGTGTTCTTCCAGATGGCCGAGACCATCCCCTTCATCATCGGCTTCGCGATGCTGTACGTCTCGCTGTACCGATAG
- a CDS encoding UvrD-helicase domain-containing protein, with protein MTDSTTEVVRLFGGPGSGKTTALLDRVEEILEDDDVDFRDVLVVSYTRAAAAEIRERLAERLDLTPRALRGNVCTMHAKAYELLNLSRGDVVGEDDKEEFCDQFGIDFEDEYEGSRRRSARSTTLGNKIIATSQWLQRTRRDVADWYDVPFKWDEEEVRLPPEIDDNAQTGNKYTPTWPTDDDRVDVPNAIRGWRTYKGDNDVIGFADMLERVAQRSLLPNVDYLIIDEFQDITTLQYDVYEEWKPHMKRVLIAGDDDQVVYAWQGADPDLLLEEDVTQDEILPNSYRLPSRILNVVNREVRHIEKRQEKDLNPRKEGGRVEAVQNPSMFDLARNVKGTIEQSDETVMVLFRARYQMFQFIDEFIDDGIPFSCLTDQRMWTDRLSQYVRAVEAVQDDEPLSVLEARRLADMLVDSAFGTGERDDFFDALEDIEEAHEADDIAEIEIESDVVTDHVPFVPDDASAGDMLRKVTNFQQRSVDAYFKGDYRGMDADRVRLGTIHSAKGREADHVFVGTDLTEKVVEQMAATVDQQGIDIPGVDEFTKHTSPVPTLTDNERRVFYVGMSRARERLVLMENLVDGAPTLPIDVLLENAPSERSIDELLDEAGETVVAD; from the coding sequence ATGACTGATTCGACCACCGAGGTCGTCCGCCTGTTCGGTGGGCCGGGAAGCGGGAAGACGACGGCGCTGCTGGACCGCGTCGAGGAGATACTCGAAGACGACGACGTCGACTTCCGCGACGTGTTGGTCGTCTCCTACACGCGGGCCGCGGCCGCCGAGATCCGGGAACGACTGGCCGAACGGCTGGACCTCACGCCGCGCGCGCTCCGGGGCAACGTCTGTACGATGCACGCGAAGGCGTACGAACTGCTGAACCTCTCGCGCGGCGACGTGGTCGGCGAAGACGACAAGGAGGAGTTCTGCGACCAGTTCGGCATCGACTTCGAGGACGAGTACGAGGGGTCGCGGCGACGCTCGGCCCGGTCGACGACGCTCGGGAACAAGATCATCGCCACGAGCCAGTGGCTCCAGCGGACCCGCCGCGACGTGGCCGACTGGTACGACGTTCCCTTCAAGTGGGACGAGGAGGAGGTCCGGCTCCCCCCCGAGATCGACGACAACGCACAGACCGGCAACAAGTACACGCCGACGTGGCCCACCGACGACGACCGGGTGGACGTGCCAAACGCCATCCGCGGCTGGCGCACCTACAAGGGCGACAACGACGTCATCGGCTTCGCGGACATGCTCGAGCGGGTCGCCCAGCGCTCGCTGCTCCCCAACGTCGACTACCTCATCATCGACGAGTTCCAGGACATCACGACGCTGCAGTACGACGTCTACGAGGAGTGGAAGCCCCACATGAAGCGGGTCCTCATCGCCGGCGACGACGACCAGGTCGTCTACGCCTGGCAGGGCGCGGACCCCGACCTCCTCTTGGAGGAGGACGTCACGCAGGACGAGATTCTGCCAAACTCCTACCGACTGCCCTCGCGCATCCTGAACGTCGTCAATCGCGAGGTGCGCCACATCGAGAAGCGCCAGGAGAAGGACCTCAACCCGCGCAAGGAGGGCGGCCGCGTCGAGGCGGTCCAGAACCCATCGATGTTCGACCTCGCGCGCAACGTGAAGGGCACGATCGAGCAGTCCGACGAGACCGTGATGGTGCTGTTCCGCGCGCGCTATCAGATGTTCCAGTTCATCGACGAGTTCATCGACGACGGCATCCCCTTCTCCTGTCTGACCGACCAGCGGATGTGGACCGACCGGCTCAGTCAGTACGTCCGAGCCGTCGAGGCCGTCCAGGACGACGAGCCGCTCTCGGTGCTAGAAGCCCGCCGGCTCGCGGACATGCTCGTCGACTCGGCGTTCGGCACCGGCGAGCGCGACGACTTCTTCGACGCCTTAGAGGACATCGAGGAGGCCCACGAGGCCGACGACATCGCCGAGATCGAGATCGAGTCCGACGTGGTCACCGACCACGTGCCGTTCGTCCCCGACGACGCGTCCGCGGGCGATATGCTCCGGAAGGTGACCAACTTCCAGCAGCGCAGCGTCGACGCCTACTTCAAGGGCGACTACCGCGGGATGGACGCCGACCGGGTCCGACTGGGCACCATCCACTCCGCGAAGGGCCGCGAGGCCGACCACGTCTTCGTCGGAACCGACCTCACCGAGAAGGTGGTCGAGCAGATGGCCGCGACGGTCGACCAGCAGGGCATCGACATCCCCGGCGTCGACGAGTTCACGAAACACACCAGCCCGGTCCCGACCCTGACCGACAACGAACGCCGCGTCTTCTACGTCGGCATGTCCCGGGCGCGCGAGCGGCTCGTGCTGATGGAGAACCTCGTCGACGGCGCGCCGACCCTGCCCATCGACGTGCTACTGGAGAACGCGCCGAGCGAGCGCTCCATCGACGAGCTGCTCGACGAGGCCGGCGAGACCGTCGTCGCCGACTGA
- a CDS encoding RNA ligase, producing the protein MVRDWAAVFDLDTDAEDFSEHLDREWFRGRPYRHLPEARHGVERGTAIFDDAVVRGYPSIPRALVLEAAVKARFEGPVAVEEKLDGYNVRIARIDGDLLALTRSGFVCPYTTAKVAELLDLDGFFADYPEQMLCGELIGPENPYTEHDYPEVEEAAFYVFDVRHRETGDPMAVPRRRECCAEYGLDAVGHYGTFAPEAAAEAAIETVRDLDALGREGVVLKSVDGERALKYTTSAVHRSDLEHAFALPFDYGRDFLFTRVMREAFQTVEFDESPEEARERARKLGEAILLPAVETVRAVEADEAVGDTHTVRADPAVVEALLSYFRDKGLKLAVERDEREGDQRVVEFTKIARSTQDKTAYFLEGGTVDE; encoded by the coding sequence ATGGTTCGGGACTGGGCAGCGGTGTTCGACCTCGACACCGACGCCGAGGACTTCTCGGAACACCTCGACCGAGAGTGGTTCCGCGGACGGCCCTATCGGCATCTCCCGGAGGCCCGTCACGGCGTCGAACGGGGCACCGCTATCTTCGACGACGCGGTCGTGCGGGGCTACCCCTCGATCCCACGCGCCCTCGTGTTGGAAGCCGCGGTCAAGGCGCGCTTCGAGGGACCGGTCGCCGTAGAAGAGAAGCTCGACGGCTACAACGTCCGTATCGCCCGCATCGACGGCGACCTGTTGGCCCTCACGCGGAGCGGGTTCGTCTGTCCGTACACCACCGCGAAAGTCGCGGAACTGCTCGACCTCGACGGCTTCTTCGCCGACTACCCGGAGCAGATGCTCTGCGGCGAACTGATCGGCCCGGAGAACCCCTACACGGAACACGACTACCCGGAGGTCGAGGAGGCGGCGTTCTACGTCTTCGACGTCCGCCACCGGGAGACGGGCGACCCGATGGCCGTCCCTCGCCGCCGCGAGTGCTGCGCCGAGTACGGCCTCGATGCCGTCGGTCACTACGGGACGTTCGCGCCCGAGGCGGCCGCCGAAGCGGCCATCGAGACGGTTCGCGACCTCGACGCGCTGGGCCGGGAGGGTGTCGTCCTCAAATCCGTCGACGGGGAGCGAGCGCTGAAGTACACCACCAGCGCCGTCCACCGCTCGGACCTCGAACACGCCTTCGCGCTCCCCTTCGACTACGGCCGGGACTTCCTCTTCACCCGTGTCATGCGGGAGGCCTTCCAGACTGTCGAGTTCGACGAATCGCCCGAGGAGGCTCGCGAACGGGCGCGGAAACTGGGCGAGGCGATCCTGTTGCCGGCCGTCGAAACTGTCCGGGCTGTCGAGGCCGACGAGGCGGTCGGCGACACCCACACCGTTCGCGCCGACCCCGCCGTCGTCGAGGCGCTGCTGTCGTACTTCCGCGATAAGGGGCTGAAACTGGCCGTCGAACGCGACGAGCGAGAGGGCGACCAGCGAGTGGTCGAATTCACCAAAATCGCTCGCTCGACGCAGGACAAGACGGCGTACTTCTTAGAGGGCGGGACGGTCGACGAGTGA